DNA from Blastocatellia bacterium:
AGGTTTAATGGAAGCAGGTCTTCTTAGTAAGGCAATGTGGAGAGCATTAGAACAAGAAGTAGAAGCACGTAAAAATAGCCCTTCTTTTGTACTTCCTTTTTCTATTAAGCAGGAAGTTTTAGCTCATTCTCAAGTCTATACTTCTTCTGGCAGAAAAAAAGTTGATACAGATGCAAATGCTGTAGATTTTACCAATACAACTAAAACAAGTTCTACAATCTCAAGAGAGTTAACCCAAGATCCTAGTAATTTAGTTAAAGCAGGACGCTATGATTTAATTAAACTTCTAGGTGAAGGAGGTATGGGAAGCGTTTTTCTAGCTTATGACCCAGATTTGCAACGTTATGTAGCAGTAAAATTTCTTCATAGTGGTGATAAGGAAGCAACTCAGAGATTACTACAAGAGGGACGCGCACAGGCAAAAATAGAACATCCTAATGTTTGTCGAGTTTATGAAGTAGGGAAATTTAATAACCGTATCTATATTGCCATGCAATATATTGACGGGGAAATCCTTCCTAAATTAAGTACAAAATTAAGTTTAGAACAAAAAGTAAAAATTATGTCTGATGTGGCTGAGGGTCTTCATGCAGCACATAAACAAGGACTTATTCACCGAGATGTTAAACCTCAAAATGTAATTGTTGAAAAAACAGAGGATGGGCAATGGAAAGCCTATGTTATGGATTTTGGCTTAGTTAGAGAAGTTTCTCAAAAAGGTATGACAATGACAGGTGAAATCCTAGGCACACCTTATTATATGTCTCCTGAACAAGCTCATGGTAAAACTGAAATGCTAGACCGACGTAGTGATGTTTATAGCCTAGGAGCTACCCTCTATGAGCTTTTAGCTGGTAAACCTCCTCAAGAAGGTGCAGATATAATGGATTTGCTTAAGCAAATTGCTATGGAAGAGGTTAAACCACTACGAAAAATAGATCCACAAATACCTATAGATTTAGAAACCATAGTGATGAAGTGTTTAGAAAAAGAACCACAACGTCGTTATGATTCTGCAAAAGCTTTAGCTGATGATTTACAAAGATATTTGGCAGGTGAGCCAATAGAAGCAAAACAAGCAGATATACTTTATCGTTTACAACGCCTAGCTATCAAGCATAAGGTTGTAGTTATTCCATCAGCTATTATTCTAGTTATTCTAGTTATTTTTGCTATACAAATTCACTTTACTAATTTGAGAGTAGAACGGGAAAATAAATTAAACCGTGAAATAGGTGCGCAACTAGAAGAAATAGAACATATTACACGTCATAGCCATATGTTGCCATTGCATGACATTAATAGGGAGATGACTTTAGTAAAACAACAAATAGAAGAACTAGAAATAAAGGTAAAAGAATTAGACAAAGATGGCCCGGCTAAACATTATGCTTTGGGTCGAGCCTACCAAGAAATTGATAAAACTCAAGAAGCTTTAAGAGAGTTAGAACTTGCTTGGCAAAAAGGTTATCAAGAACCTAAAGTAGCCTATGCTTTAGGCATTTTGTTAAGCCAAGTTTATAGCAGACAACTACGAGAAATAGACCAAATTCCAGATGCTAATACTCGTGACTTAGAACGTGAAAAATTACAAAATCAAATAGGCAACCCAGCACTTAAATACTTACAAATAAGTAAATCAGGAGTAAATCAAACTGAATATGGTGAGGCCTTAATTGCTTTTTATGAAGGAAAATTGGAGTTAGCTTTGGATAAAGCTCAAAAACTTTTAATAAAATTCCTTGGTTTTATGAAGCAAAACGCTTAGAAGGGGATATTTATGCTAGTTTTGGTGACAGAAACCAAGCAAAAGACAATATTCTGAGGCAGAAAATTTTTACCAAAAAGCACAAGATGTTTATCAAGAAGTAATAAAGATTGCTGCTAGTGACCCGGAAAATTATGACAAACTTTCAGACTTGTTTTCTAGAAGAATGATTTCTAGTTATGCTAATGATGAGAGTAAAAAGCTAGATGAGTATTCTAAAGAAATAATACAAATAACAGATTTAGGTATAAAAGTAGATCGCTACAATAGAGAAAATTATACTAGAAGAGCGACTGCTTATTTTTATTCTGGTCTTTACCAAGCAAAAAAGTTAAATCAAGATCCTAGTGAATACTACAAAAATGCTATTACTGAAGTTCAACGAGGAATTAGAAATAATGTTGCTTTCCCAGAAATTTATGATTTGATGGGAAGTATTTATGCTTATTATGGAGAATATTTATTAGAAGTAGGAAAAGATCCTATTGAAGAATTTGAAAAAAGTATTGAAGCTTATAACAATGTTTTTAATATAAAAAAGGATTTTCTACCAGCTTATGTTAATTTAGCTAGAGTTGCTAGTTTAGAAGCACAATATAAAATTAGACAAGGACAAGACCCTAGTGCAGTTCTTCAACAAGCAATTAATACTTGCCAACAAGCAATTGCAATTAACCCTAAATTTCATGAAGCTTATAATAAACAAATATTAATCTACACCATAAAAGCACAATACTTATTAAATAAAGGAGAAGGATTTGAAAAATTAATAAAACTTGGAGAAGATAATTTTACTAAAGCTATTTCTCTATCCCCTAATAACCTAATTACTTATAATTACATGGGCATGCTGTATTTACAGCAAGGCGATTATTTAAGCTTATTTGGTCAAAACCCTAATTCTAGTTATGATGCAGCAATAAAAAACTTCCTATACTTTATTACTCATGGCACTTATAGCCCTGTTATTAATTATTTTAATATTGGATCTGTTTATCTTGGTAAAGGAAGCTACCAATTATTTTCTGGTGAATCCCCATTAGATTTTGCTGACCAAGCCATAGCTAATTTAGATAAATCTATAACTTATAATAACAATTACACGCTAGCATATATAGGTAAGGCAAGAGCTTATTGGTTAAAAGCAGTGTATAGCTTAAAACAAGGTGAGTCTCCTTTAGAGTGGGTAAAATTAGTAATGGATAATTGTGACAAAGCTTTTAGCACTAATCCAAATGAACCTTTTATATATGTTAACCGTGCTACGGCACATTTAGTAAAAGCAGAATATTTACTAAATAAAAAGCAATCTCCATTAGAGGAAATCAAACAAGCTATTTTAGCAACAAACAAAGCAAAAGAACTAAAACCAGGGGATAATTACAATTTTTTTCTAATTGCAAGAGCTTATTACTTAGAAGCAAAGTGGCTAATTTTACAAAATAAATCAGCAGAAAAGGCATTAAATGATTGTCATCAAGCACTAGAAGAAGGCTTAAA
Protein-coding regions in this window:
- a CDS encoding serine/threonine protein kinase — protein: MSNKDELIIQLALQKGLVSETDLNLIKENIDNKEVVHNELEGLMEAGLLSKAMWRALEQEVEARKNSPSFVLPFSIKQEVLAHSQVYTSSGRKKVDTDANAVDFTNTTKTSSTISRELTQDPSNLVKAGRYDLIKLLGEGGMGSVFLAYDPDLQRYVAVKFLHSGDKEATQRLLQEGRAQAKIEHPNVCRVYEVGKFNNRIYIAMQYIDGEILPKLSTKLSLEQKVKIMSDVAEGLHAAHKQGLIHRDVKPQNVIVEKTEDGQWKAYVMDFGLVREVSQKGMTMTGEILGTPYYMSPEQAHGKTEMLDRRSDVYSLGATLYELLAGKPPQEGADIMDLLKQIAMEEVKPLRKIDPQIPIDLETIVMKCLEKEPQRRYDSAKALADDLQRYLAGEPIEAKQADILYRLQRLAIKHKVVVIPSAIILVILVIFAIQIHFTNLRVERENKLNREIGAQLEEIEHITRHSHMLPLHDINREMTLVKQQIEELEIKVKELDKDGPAKHYALGRAYQEIDKTQEALRELELAWQKGYQEPKVAYALGILLSQVYSRQLREIDQIPDANTRDLEREKLQNQIGNPALKYLQISKSGVNQTEYGEALIAFYEGKLELALDKAQKLLIKFLGFMKQNA